In the genome of Actinomadura luzonensis, the window CACGCGCGGCCGCACCCGCGGCGGCGGGTCCTCGAAGCGGGGCCGCTGCGGCGCCTCCCCGGTCACCTTGCGCACGATGCCGGCCGCCACCTGGTACAGCTTGACGTTCTTGTCCTGGGAGACGTGCCGGAGCATCTCGAACGCCTGCTGCGAGGTGCACCGACGCTGCGCCATGACGATGCCGAGCGCCTGGTCGATGACCGCCCGCGTGTTCAGCGCCTCCTTGAGCTGCGCGGCCACCTCCTTCATCCGGGCCGCGTCCAGCGCCGCGCGGAACAGCAGGCCGATGTGCTCGGCCGTCACCCGCGCGGTCACCCGGGTCGCCTCCGCGAAGCCGCCGCCCTCGCGCGAGTAGAGCGTCAGCACGCCCAGCATCAGGCCCTCCGACTTCAGCGGCTCGGAGTGCAGGCTCTTCAGGCCGGACTCGGCGGTGAAGCGCTGCCAGCGGGCGTCGGAGACCGCGTCGCCCGACGTCACGGGCTCGCCGGTGCCGAGCGCGTCGAGGGACGGGCCCTGCCCGGTGATCGACTGCAGCTCGTCCAGCAGCTCCGCGCGGGCGTGGGAGCAGGCGACCGTGCGCAGGCCGTCCTCGCCGCAGAGTGCGATGCTCACCATGGGGGCGTCGGGCATGGACCGGGTCGCGATGG includes:
- a CDS encoding GAF and ANTAR domain-containing protein, which produces MNRPSVPTDIEEFERALADCVSIATRSMPDAPMVSIALCGEDGLRTVACSHARAELLDELQSITGQGPSLDALGTGEPVTSGDAVSDARWQRFTAESGLKSLHSEPLKSEGLMLGVLTLYSREGGGFAEATRVTARVTAEHIGLLFRAALDAARMKEVAAQLKEALNTRAVIDQALGIVMAQRRCTSQQAFEMLRHVSQDKNVKLYQVAAGIVRKVTGEAPQRPRFEDPPPRVRPRVR